From the Arthrobacter sp. PM3 genome, one window contains:
- a CDS encoding 1,4-alpha-glucan branching enzyme encodes MTRPTLAPALSGLLGAWLPRQRWFPVKSPEFTFEPAGGLRLPAGSGEGAPEAPAFEVLLLAVSYPTPDGSRTDVVQVPLSLRPDPLPGAERALIGELPGTPADPARRWVYDGVHDASFVAAWLDLMRHAGTTPSGNAAGHLVESGHRLPFATGTVKVLAGEQSNSSVIVDDGDGGTGAIVKFFRVLSEGQNPEVEIGAALTAGRTAEVPATLGWVTGEWETQAAALGASAAVRTARGELAVAHEFLAGGLDAWRLAVDAASRGTGFTAEARALGAATATVHRRLAEALGTATESAPGQDIAPGIAQRVRQSWAQAGTAVGPYDEALAGLLGRLEGTGAGRLQRIHGDLHLGQILQVPGSGVPGEPGVAPRWAILDFEGEPLRPISERNFPDVPLRDVVGMLRSFDYAAGAAVRENPGAVVPGTWVDDCAEAFLAGYAEVIPGSVDRDSPLFVALWLDKALYEVIYELRNRPDWLSIPVNASRRLLGSTGSGVAAGAAAEGIKMTGSARIDRPGAPLPVDGETLARIASGEHHAPHSVLGAHLDDHGHVTIRTVKHLAEAVSVVTSAGTVPMTHESGGVWVVVMEPIERGHVPDYRLEVTYEDHEPQVMDDPYRYLPTLGEVDLHLIGEGRHERLWDVLGAHVQHYKSSLGDVDGVSFAVWAPNAQAVRVKGDFNGWDGREHSMRSLGSSGVWELFIPGVVAGACYKFELRTRHGYWVEKADPLAFGTEVPPLTASRVVEPSYVFKDAEWMQARAARDPHNSPMSVYEVHLGSWRVGLGYRELAKELVEYVKWLGFTHVEFMPVAEHPFGGSWGYQVTSYYAPTSRFGHPDEFRHLVDELHQAGIGVLLDWVPAHFPKDEWALARFDGEALYEHADPNLGEHPDWGTLIFDFGRTEVRNFLVANALYWLDEFHIDGLRVDAVASMLYLDYSREEGQWQPNRFGGRENLEAISFLQEVNATVYKTHPGAVMIAEESTAFPGVTAPTSGGGLGFGLKWNMGWMHDSLQYMAENPVNRRWHHGTITFSMVYAYSENFLLPISHDEVVHGKGSMLRKMPGDRWQQLANLRAFLGYQWAHPGKQLIFMGTEFGQEAEWSEQHGLDWWLADIPAHNGLQLLTKDLNELYRSTPSLYQRDSQPEGFQWINGGDADRNVLTFIRRDADGNPLVCAVNFSGGPHTDYQLGVPAAGEWQEVLNTDAEAYGGSGVENTGTLTAAGEGIDGQPATLTVTLPPLGAAYFKQLG; translated from the coding sequence ATGACCCGACCGACCCTTGCCCCGGCCCTGAGCGGGCTCCTTGGCGCCTGGCTTCCGCGCCAGCGCTGGTTCCCCGTCAAGAGCCCGGAGTTCACCTTCGAACCGGCCGGCGGACTGCGCCTGCCGGCCGGCAGCGGCGAGGGCGCTCCCGAAGCGCCGGCGTTTGAAGTGCTGCTGCTGGCGGTGTCCTACCCCACGCCCGACGGCAGCCGCACCGACGTCGTCCAGGTACCGCTTAGTCTCCGCCCCGATCCGCTGCCAGGGGCGGAACGCGCGCTGATCGGCGAACTGCCCGGCACGCCGGCCGACCCCGCCCGCCGATGGGTCTACGACGGCGTCCACGACGCCTCCTTCGTCGCTGCGTGGCTTGACCTCATGCGCCACGCCGGGACCACGCCGTCGGGCAACGCCGCCGGCCACTTGGTTGAGTCCGGCCACCGACTGCCGTTCGCGACCGGCACCGTGAAGGTGCTCGCCGGCGAGCAGTCGAACAGTTCGGTGATAGTGGACGACGGCGACGGCGGCACGGGTGCGATCGTAAAGTTCTTCCGCGTGCTGTCGGAGGGCCAAAACCCCGAGGTCGAAATCGGCGCCGCGCTGACGGCGGGGCGCACCGCGGAGGTCCCGGCGACGCTTGGCTGGGTGACCGGCGAATGGGAAACCCAAGCCGCCGCGCTCGGCGCGTCCGCTGCCGTCCGCACCGCCCGGGGCGAACTCGCCGTCGCGCACGAATTCCTCGCCGGCGGCCTCGATGCCTGGCGGCTCGCGGTGGACGCGGCCAGCCGGGGAACCGGGTTCACGGCCGAGGCCCGCGCCCTCGGCGCCGCGACAGCCACCGTGCACCGGCGCCTCGCCGAGGCGCTGGGTACTGCCACCGAATCCGCGCCGGGCCAGGACATCGCCCCCGGCATCGCCCAGCGCGTGCGCCAGTCGTGGGCGCAGGCCGGCACCGCCGTCGGGCCGTACGATGAGGCGCTGGCCGGCCTGCTCGGCAGGCTTGAGGGCACCGGCGCCGGACGGCTCCAGCGCATCCACGGGGACCTCCACCTCGGCCAGATCCTGCAGGTCCCGGGCAGTGGTGTCCCGGGCGAGCCCGGGGTCGCGCCGCGCTGGGCCATCTTGGACTTCGAGGGGGAGCCGCTGCGCCCCATTTCCGAACGCAACTTCCCGGACGTGCCGCTCCGCGACGTCGTGGGCATGCTACGGTCCTTCGACTACGCCGCCGGCGCGGCCGTCCGTGAGAACCCCGGCGCCGTGGTGCCGGGGACCTGGGTGGATGACTGTGCCGAGGCCTTCCTCGCCGGTTACGCCGAAGTCATCCCCGGCAGCGTCGACCGCGACTCGCCCCTCTTTGTGGCGCTGTGGCTGGACAAAGCCCTCTATGAAGTCATCTACGAACTGAGGAACAGGCCGGACTGGCTCTCCATACCGGTGAATGCATCGCGTCGTCTCCTCGGCAGTACAGGTTCCGGCGTAGCCGCCGGGGCCGCAGCGGAAGGTATAAAAATGACAGGATCAGCACGTATCGATCGGCCCGGCGCCCCCCTGCCCGTGGACGGTGAAACCCTTGCGAGGATCGCCAGCGGTGAACACCATGCACCCCACTCGGTCCTGGGTGCCCACCTGGATGACCACGGCCACGTCACGATCCGGACCGTGAAGCACCTGGCGGAAGCGGTCTCGGTGGTGACGTCGGCCGGCACCGTGCCGATGACGCACGAATCCGGCGGCGTGTGGGTGGTCGTGATGGAACCGATCGAGCGCGGCCACGTGCCGGACTACCGCCTCGAAGTGACCTACGAGGACCACGAGCCGCAGGTCATGGATGACCCCTACCGCTACCTGCCAACCCTCGGCGAAGTGGACCTGCACCTGATCGGCGAGGGCCGGCACGAGCGTCTCTGGGATGTCCTGGGTGCACATGTCCAGCACTACAAGTCCTCGCTGGGCGACGTCGACGGCGTGTCCTTCGCGGTCTGGGCCCCCAACGCCCAGGCCGTGCGGGTCAAGGGCGACTTCAACGGGTGGGACGGCCGGGAACACTCCATGCGGTCCCTGGGTTCCTCCGGGGTGTGGGAACTCTTCATCCCGGGCGTTGTAGCAGGGGCGTGCTACAAGTTTGAGCTCAGGACCCGGCACGGCTACTGGGTGGAAAAAGCGGACCCGCTTGCGTTCGGGACCGAAGTCCCGCCGCTGACGGCCTCCCGCGTGGTGGAGCCCTCCTACGTCTTCAAGGACGCCGAATGGATGCAGGCCCGCGCCGCCCGCGATCCGCACAATTCGCCCATGAGCGTCTACGAGGTCCACCTCGGCTCGTGGCGGGTGGGGCTGGGCTACCGCGAACTGGCCAAGGAACTCGTCGAATACGTCAAATGGCTCGGCTTCACGCACGTGGAATTCATGCCCGTCGCCGAGCACCCCTTCGGCGGCTCCTGGGGATACCAGGTCACCTCGTACTACGCGCCCACCTCGCGCTTCGGGCACCCGGATGAATTCCGGCACCTGGTCGACGAACTCCACCAGGCCGGCATCGGTGTCCTCCTGGACTGGGTCCCTGCCCACTTCCCCAAGGACGAATGGGCGCTGGCCCGGTTCGACGGCGAAGCCCTCTACGAGCACGCCGACCCGAACCTGGGCGAGCACCCGGACTGGGGAACGCTGATCTTCGACTTCGGCCGCACGGAAGTGCGCAACTTCCTGGTGGCCAACGCGCTGTACTGGCTCGACGAGTTCCACATCGACGGGCTGCGCGTGGACGCCGTCGCTTCCATGCTGTACCTCGACTACTCGCGCGAAGAGGGACAGTGGCAGCCCAACCGCTTCGGCGGCCGGGAAAACCTGGAAGCGATCTCCTTCCTGCAGGAGGTCAACGCCACGGTCTACAAGACCCACCCCGGAGCCGTCATGATCGCCGAGGAATCCACGGCTTTCCCCGGAGTCACGGCACCCACCAGCGGCGGCGGCCTGGGCTTCGGGCTCAAGTGGAACATGGGCTGGATGCACGACTCTCTCCAGTACATGGCCGAGAACCCGGTCAACCGCCGGTGGCACCACGGCACCATCACGTTCTCGATGGTCTACGCCTACTCGGAGAACTTCCTCCTGCCGATCAGCCACGACGAAGTTGTGCACGGCAAGGGCTCCATGCTGCGCAAGATGCCCGGGGACCGGTGGCAGCAGCTGGCCAACCTCCGCGCGTTCCTGGGCTACCAGTGGGCACATCCGGGCAAGCAACTGATCTTCATGGGCACCGAGTTCGGCCAGGAAGCGGAATGGTCAGAGCAGCACGGCCTGGACTGGTGGCTCGCGGACATCCCTGCACATAACGGCCTGCAGCTCCTGACAAAAGACCTCAACGAGCTCTACCGTTCCACCCCGTCCCTGTACCAGCGCGACAGCCAGCCGGAGGGATTCCAGTGGATCAACGGGGGAGACGCGGACCGCAACGTGCTGACGTTCATCCGCCGCGACGCGGACGGGAACCCGCTGGTCTGCGCCGTGAACTTCTCGGGCGGCCCGCACACGGACTACCAGCTGGGCGTGCCGGCAGCCGGTGAATGGCAGGAGGTGCTCAACACGGACGCCGAGGCCTACGGCGGTTCCGGCGTGGAAAACACCGGAACGCTGACCGCTGCCGGCGAGGGCATCGACGGACAGCCGGCGACGCTTACCGTCACGCTGCCGCCGCTTGGGGCCGCGTACTTCAAACAACTGGGGTAA
- a CDS encoding patatin-like phospholipase family protein yields MNTTSFSRPRSTSGERALVLGGGGSTGNAWLIGIIAGLFDAGLDVTGADLVIGTSAGATAAAQITGASPEDLLAAILAAKPQQRAAPVGPDSGRVPVRTASDHMERTGNIIAASANAADMRRRIGAAALSLESSSDASGQARWRATVASRLPSPHWPARSVLITAVSAQTGEPVVFDRHSGIDLSDAVAASCSSAFAYRIGDNRYVDGGYRRNENADLAAGYARVLVLSPFGGRTRMPPGWAMQLAAQVDELRADGSKVETVAPDSNSEYMYGANAMDPSLRTTAARAGYSQGKTLAGPLAGFTAVILPQVRRSWGCPSLRCRVGGVRVVREGPVRGCGW; encoded by the coding sequence ATGAACACAACATCTTTTTCACGTCCGCGCAGTACTTCGGGCGAGCGGGCACTGGTACTCGGCGGCGGCGGATCCACAGGCAACGCGTGGCTCATCGGCATCATCGCCGGGCTATTCGATGCCGGCCTGGATGTGACCGGGGCTGACCTGGTCATCGGAACATCCGCCGGAGCAACGGCCGCGGCGCAGATAACCGGCGCATCCCCGGAAGACCTGCTTGCAGCGATCCTTGCTGCGAAACCCCAACAACGGGCTGCTCCGGTCGGACCCGACAGCGGACGTGTGCCCGTCAGGACGGCGTCAGACCACATGGAGAGAACGGGAAACATTATCGCCGCCTCTGCGAACGCGGCTGACATGCGCCGCAGGATTGGCGCGGCAGCACTCAGTCTCGAGTCGTCGTCGGATGCCTCCGGGCAGGCGCGATGGCGCGCGACAGTCGCCTCACGGCTGCCCAGTCCGCATTGGCCCGCGCGATCGGTGCTCATCACTGCCGTTAGTGCTCAGACCGGCGAACCGGTCGTATTCGATCGCCATAGCGGAATCGACCTGTCGGACGCTGTCGCCGCCAGCTGTTCGAGTGCCTTCGCGTACAGGATCGGCGACAACCGATATGTCGACGGCGGCTACCGACGCAACGAGAATGCCGACTTAGCTGCCGGCTACGCCCGGGTCCTGGTCCTGTCGCCGTTTGGCGGCAGAACCCGGATGCCGCCAGGGTGGGCCATGCAGCTGGCAGCACAGGTCGATGAGCTGCGCGCCGACGGCAGCAAAGTCGAAACGGTCGCCCCGGATAGCAACTCCGAATACATGTACGGCGCCAATGCAATGGATCCGTCCCTCCGTACGACCGCTGCTCGAGCTGGTTACAGCCAGGGCAAAACCCTTGCGGGGCCGCTAGCCGGTTTCACGGCTGTGATCCTCCCTCAGGTTCGGCGGTCCTGGGGGTGCCCCTCCCTCAGGTGTCGGGTTGGGGGGGTGCGGGTGGTGAGGGAGGGTCCGGTCCGGGGGTGCGGGTGGTGA
- a CDS encoding SRPBCC domain-containing protein, with protein MDNLFSHAPSSVPDPGAADELDPVVVSVVVPGAVARAFMGFTEHTHLWWPLEDHSVYGAGSYVEFEESLILETADDGRTAVWGSIDDWQPPLSFHASWHPGTTALWSTELRVAFKAVEGGTELRLVHGGWEGAEDPEATRADYEAGWPGVLDRFVRFMGGA; from the coding sequence ATGGATAACCTCTTCAGCCATGCTCCGTCGAGCGTGCCGGACCCTGGCGCGGCGGACGAACTTGACCCCGTTGTGGTCAGTGTTGTGGTCCCCGGCGCCGTTGCCCGGGCCTTCATGGGCTTCACCGAGCACACGCACCTTTGGTGGCCGCTCGAGGACCACAGTGTCTACGGTGCCGGCTCCTACGTGGAGTTCGAGGAGAGCCTCATCCTGGAAACGGCGGATGACGGCAGAACGGCTGTCTGGGGATCGATCGACGACTGGCAGCCGCCACTGTCCTTCCACGCCAGCTGGCACCCCGGAACCACGGCGTTATGGTCCACGGAGCTGCGGGTGGCCTTCAAAGCGGTCGAAGGCGGGACGGAGCTTCGCCTGGTCCACGGCGGCTGGGAAGGGGCCGAGGACCCCGAAGCCACCCGCGCCGACTATGAGGCCGGTTGGCCCGGCGTGCTCGACAGGTTCGTGCGCTTCATGGGCGGCGCCTGA
- a CDS encoding LacI family DNA-binding transcriptional regulator, with translation MPGIKDVAERAGLSIATVSRALSGKGNVSPRSRERAQAAAAELGFVLSYHASSLASGRNHNVGVVVPSVHRWFFSSVVEGVSATLLDAGYDLTLYNVSGGQERRHSVLNDFLLRKRVDAVIAVSLELSEAEIDQLLAIHRPIVGIGGPLPGASTIRINDSGIAEAAARHLIQLGHSRIAHMTGDAAYEQDFRLPGTRQAGFKKAMRDAGLPVRPEWQVSADFTIQGAYASARQLLGSSAERPTAVFAASDEMAIGTILAARDFGLRVPQDLSVIGIDGHELGEVFGLTTIDQDARGQGALAVRRLLAGLDDGADLAAADTEYPTRFVIRTSTAVPPVDPVPARD, from the coding sequence ATGCCGGGCATCAAGGACGTCGCGGAACGGGCCGGCCTCTCCATCGCCACCGTTTCGCGCGCCTTGAGCGGCAAGGGCAACGTCTCCCCGCGCAGCCGGGAACGCGCCCAAGCCGCGGCCGCCGAGCTCGGCTTCGTCCTGTCCTACCACGCCTCCAGCCTGGCCTCCGGGCGCAACCACAATGTCGGCGTCGTGGTCCCGTCGGTCCACCGGTGGTTCTTCTCCTCGGTGGTCGAAGGCGTCTCGGCTACCCTGCTCGACGCCGGCTACGACCTCACCCTCTACAACGTCAGCGGGGGGCAGGAGCGGCGGCACAGCGTGCTGAACGACTTCCTGCTCCGCAAGCGCGTGGATGCCGTGATCGCGGTGTCCCTGGAGCTCTCCGAGGCCGAGATCGATCAGCTGCTGGCCATCCACCGCCCGATCGTGGGAATCGGCGGCCCGCTGCCCGGGGCGTCGACCATCCGCATCAATGATTCCGGCATCGCCGAGGCCGCGGCCCGGCACCTGATCCAGCTCGGCCACAGCAGAATCGCCCACATGACCGGCGACGCCGCCTACGAGCAAGACTTCCGCCTGCCGGGTACCCGGCAGGCGGGGTTCAAGAAGGCCATGCGGGACGCGGGGCTCCCGGTGCGGCCCGAATGGCAGGTCTCCGCCGACTTCACCATCCAGGGCGCCTACGCCAGTGCGCGGCAACTCCTGGGCAGCTCGGCCGAGCGTCCCACGGCCGTTTTCGCCGCCTCCGACGAGATGGCGATCGGCACCATCCTCGCCGCCCGCGATTTCGGCCTGCGCGTGCCCCAGGATCTCTCCGTCATCGGCATCGACGGCCATGAGCTCGGCGAAGTGTTCGGGCTGACCACCATAGACCAGGACGCCCGCGGTCAGGGCGCCCTGGCTGTCCGGCGGCTGCTGGCAGGGCTCGACGACGGAGCGGACCTGGCGGCCGCGGACACCGAATATCCCACCCGCTTCGTGATCCGCACCAGCACTGCCGTTCCGCCGGTGGACCCGGTTCCGGCCCGGGACTAA
- a CDS encoding glycoside hydrolase family 13 protein: MSVDSVLCSPAAPAGFRPTVQAGPLTGVLTPVHAADQLPGWWRSAVIYQVYPRSFRDLNGDGVGDLAGITAELARLADLDIDAVWLSPFYRSPQRDAGYDVSDYCDVDPLFGSLADFDAMMTEASRLGLRLIVDLVPNHCSDQHPAFRAALAAAAGSPERDMFIFRDGRGVSGDEPPNNWQSHFGGSAWTRITEPDGTPGQWYLHLFDSSQPDFNWDNRAVHDEFERILRFWLDRGVSGFRVDVAHALVKAPGLPEWGGRADGNSCDGFPGHDAPMFGQPALHDIYRQWRRILAEYGPDRILCAEANVDPLPRLADWVRPDEMHQAFNFPYLHAGLDVHRMRSVITESLTALDAVDAPSTWVLSNHDVVRHATRFGYDGPAPRDGDGIGVADPQPDEDLGRSRAAAASMFMLGLPGGAYLYQGEELGLPDGIAIPDDRRQDPTFARTGGERLGRDGCRVPLPWRAAEPHAGFGGGQDPWLPQPDSFAALARDVQAASPSSHLNLYKRMLDLRRELGLGRGSLSWYEDLCTDSSLAFLNGTTLVLLNVGPGPLAIPAGRVLLRSAGSPDAGYAAGDMSSPGDQLSSGETVWLEIYIEDTER; this comes from the coding sequence ATGTCCGTAGATTCAGTTCTCTGCTCCCCCGCCGCGCCGGCCGGCTTCCGACCCACTGTGCAGGCCGGTCCCCTGACGGGGGTGTTGACCCCGGTGCATGCCGCCGACCAGCTGCCCGGGTGGTGGCGCTCCGCCGTCATCTACCAGGTGTATCCGCGCTCGTTCCGGGACCTGAACGGCGACGGCGTCGGCGACCTCGCCGGTATCACCGCCGAACTGGCCCGCCTGGCCGATCTGGACATCGACGCCGTCTGGCTTTCCCCGTTCTACCGGTCGCCGCAGCGCGACGCCGGCTACGACGTCAGCGACTACTGCGACGTCGACCCCCTGTTCGGTTCCCTCGCCGACTTCGACGCGATGATGACCGAGGCCTCCCGGCTGGGCCTGCGGCTGATCGTGGACCTCGTGCCGAACCACTGCTCTGACCAGCACCCGGCCTTCCGGGCCGCCCTGGCCGCGGCGGCCGGCAGCCCGGAGCGGGACATGTTCATCTTCCGCGACGGCCGCGGGGTCTCCGGCGACGAGCCGCCGAACAACTGGCAGTCCCATTTTGGCGGTTCCGCCTGGACCCGGATCACCGAGCCGGACGGCACCCCCGGTCAGTGGTACCTGCACCTCTTCGACTCCTCGCAGCCGGACTTCAACTGGGACAACCGCGCCGTCCATGACGAATTCGAGCGGATCCTGCGCTTCTGGCTGGACCGCGGCGTTTCCGGGTTCCGGGTGGACGTGGCGCACGCCCTCGTCAAGGCGCCCGGGCTGCCCGAGTGGGGCGGACGCGCGGACGGCAACAGCTGTGACGGCTTCCCGGGCCATGACGCCCCGATGTTCGGCCAGCCGGCCCTGCATGACATCTACCGCCAGTGGCGGCGGATCCTGGCCGAGTACGGCCCCGACCGGATCCTTTGCGCAGAGGCTAACGTGGACCCGCTCCCCCGGCTCGCCGACTGGGTCCGGCCGGACGAAATGCACCAGGCTTTCAACTTCCCGTACCTGCACGCGGGCCTGGACGTGCACCGCATGCGCAGTGTCATCACCGAATCGCTGACCGCACTGGACGCCGTCGACGCTCCCAGCACCTGGGTGCTCTCCAACCACGACGTCGTCCGGCACGCCACCCGGTTCGGGTACGACGGCCCGGCGCCGCGCGACGGCGACGGCATCGGCGTCGCGGACCCGCAGCCGGACGAGGACCTGGGACGGTCCCGGGCGGCCGCAGCCTCGATGTTCATGCTGGGGCTGCCCGGCGGCGCCTACTTGTACCAGGGCGAGGAACTGGGCCTCCCGGACGGGATCGCCATCCCGGATGACCGGCGGCAGGACCCCACGTTCGCGCGCACCGGCGGCGAGCGGCTGGGCCGCGACGGCTGCCGCGTCCCGCTGCCGTGGCGGGCCGCCGAACCCCACGCCGGTTTCGGCGGCGGGCAGGACCCGTGGCTGCCGCAGCCGGACAGCTTCGCAGCACTGGCCCGCGACGTGCAGGCCGCCTCGCCGTCGTCGCACCTGAACCTCTACAAGCGCATGCTGGACCTGCGCCGTGAACTGGGCCTCGGCCGGGGCTCGCTGTCCTGGTATGAGGACCTCTGCACGGACAGCAGCCTGGCCTTCCTCAACGGGACAACACTGGTGCTGCTGAACGTCGGCCCCGGACCGCTGGCGATCCCGGCGGGGCGGGTGCTGCTGCGCAGCGCGGGGTCCCCGGACGCGGGTTACGCCGCAGGGGACATGTCCAGCCCGGGGGATCAGTTAAGCTCAGGTGAAACCGTTTGGCTGGAAATCTACATCGAGGACACGGAGCGCTGA
- a CDS encoding maltose ABC transporter substrate-binding protein codes for MKVQNTLTNGTSRRVFTAGALSVVAALALSACGGAAATAPATATAKPDLKASGASTITMWVDAERSPALKDITAKFQADTGIEVKLVVKDFAAVRDDFITQVPTGKGPDLIVGPHDWVGKFVQNGVIAPVELGDKKAAFQDSSIKAMTYNGSVYGVPYAIENIALLRNTDLVPQSAKTLDEVIANGKKAVADGKAKFPFLVGMDPKQGDPYHLYPLQSSMGSEVFGKTADGSYDPKQLLLGDAAGVEFAKKLAAWGDAGEKIINSNITGDIAKEKFLAGESPYYLTGPWNVPDVQKKGIKFAVDELPTAGDKPAQPFIGVNGFFISAKSANALATNEFVTNYLTTEAAQDSMYKAGGRPPALKASFEKAASDPVVAAFGKIGAAGVPMPAIPEMSAVWADWGATELALIKGQGDPAADWAKMAASIKAKIAG; via the coding sequence ATGAAGGTGCAGAACACCCTCACGAACGGGACGAGCCGCCGGGTCTTCACCGCCGGCGCGCTCTCCGTAGTGGCCGCGCTGGCTCTCAGCGCTTGCGGCGGCGCCGCAGCCACCGCACCGGCCACGGCGACGGCCAAGCCTGACCTGAAGGCTTCCGGCGCCAGCACGATCACCATGTGGGTCGATGCCGAGCGTTCACCCGCGCTGAAGGACATTACGGCCAAGTTCCAGGCCGACACCGGCATCGAGGTCAAGCTCGTCGTTAAGGACTTCGCCGCTGTCCGCGACGACTTCATCACCCAGGTCCCTACCGGCAAGGGCCCGGACCTGATCGTCGGCCCGCACGACTGGGTCGGCAAGTTCGTCCAGAACGGCGTGATCGCGCCGGTGGAGCTCGGTGACAAGAAAGCCGCTTTCCAGGACTCCTCCATCAAGGCCATGACTTACAACGGCTCCGTCTACGGTGTCCCGTACGCGATCGAGAACATCGCCCTGCTGCGCAACACGGACCTCGTCCCGCAGAGCGCGAAGACCCTGGATGAAGTGATCGCCAACGGCAAGAAGGCCGTGGCCGACGGCAAGGCGAAGTTCCCGTTCCTGGTGGGCATGGACCCGAAGCAGGGCGACCCGTACCACCTGTACCCCTTGCAGTCCTCCATGGGCTCGGAGGTCTTCGGCAAGACCGCCGACGGCAGCTACGATCCCAAGCAGCTCCTCCTCGGCGACGCCGCCGGCGTCGAGTTCGCTAAGAAGCTCGCCGCGTGGGGCGATGCCGGGGAGAAGATCATCAACTCCAACATCACCGGTGACATCGCCAAGGAGAAGTTCCTGGCCGGAGAATCCCCGTACTACCTGACCGGCCCGTGGAACGTGCCGGACGTGCAGAAGAAGGGCATCAAGTTCGCCGTTGACGAGCTGCCCACCGCCGGCGACAAGCCCGCCCAGCCGTTCATCGGGGTCAACGGATTCTTCATCAGCGCCAAGAGCGCCAACGCCCTGGCCACGAACGAGTTCGTCACCAACTACCTCACCACCGAGGCGGCGCAGGACTCCATGTACAAGGCCGGAGGCCGCCCGCCGGCACTGAAGGCTTCGTTCGAGAAGGCCGCCAGCGACCCGGTCGTGGCAGCGTTCGGCAAGATCGGCGCCGCCGGCGTTCCGATGCCGGCCATCCCGGAAATGAGCGCCGTCTGGGCCGACTGGGGCGCCACCGAGCTCGCGCTCATCAAGGGCCAGGGCGATCCCGCTGCGGACTGGGCCAAGATGGCGGCCAGCATCAAGGCCAAGATCGCGGGCTAG